In 'Nostoc azollae' 0708, the following are encoded in one genomic region:
- the sufC gene encoding Fe-S cluster assembly ATPase SufC has protein sequence MIIEKSDLILSVKGLTADVDGTPILKGLNLDVRAGEIHAIMGPNGSGKSTFSKVLAGHPAYSVTGGEVIFQGQNLLEMEATERARSGVFLAFQYPLEIPGVSNLDFLRVAYNSRRKAQGLEEVDAFDFDDLVEEKLDIVKMNPAFLNRSLNEGFSGGEKKRNEILQMGILEPRLAILDETDSGLDIDALKIVANGVNQLTSPENATIMITHYQRLLDYIVPDFVHVMAQGQIIRSGGKELALELESRGYNWVLEEALGVGV, from the coding sequence ATGATTATTGAGAAGAGTGATTTGATTTTGTCGGTTAAGGGTTTGACGGCTGATGTTGATGGAACTCCAATTTTGAAGGGTTTAAATCTGGATGTTCGTGCTGGTGAAATTCACGCAATTATGGGACCAAATGGTTCTGGTAAGAGTACCTTTTCTAAGGTATTAGCGGGACATCCAGCTTATAGTGTGACTGGTGGTGAGGTTATTTTTCAAGGTCAAAATCTTTTGGAAATGGAAGCTACTGAAAGAGCTAGAAGTGGTGTATTTTTAGCTTTTCAATATCCTTTGGAAATTCCTGGTGTGAGCAATTTAGATTTTTTACGGGTTGCTTATAATTCTCGAAGAAAAGCTCAAGGTTTAGAAGAAGTTGACGCTTTCGATTTTGATGATTTGGTTGAGGAAAAGTTGGATATTGTAAAAATGAATCCTGCTTTTCTTAACCGCAGTCTGAATGAGGGTTTCTCTGGTGGTGAGAAAAAGCGGAATGAAATTCTGCAAATGGGAATTTTAGAACCGAGACTGGCAATTTTAGATGAAACAGATTCGGGTTTGGATATCGACGCCTTGAAGATTGTGGCTAATGGGGTTAATCAATTAACCAGTCCTGAAAATGCCACAATTATGATTACTCACTATCAGCGTCTGCTTGATTATATTGTTCCTGATTTTGTGCATGTGATGGCGCAGGGACAAATTATTAGAAGTGGTGGTAAGGAGTTGGCGCTTGAGTTGGAATCTCGTGGTTATAATTGGGTTTTGGAAGAAGCTTTAGGGGTAGGTGTATAG
- the thiL gene encoding thiamine-phosphate kinase, with protein sequence MNSDLSYLQVRDIGEQGILERLQRFCPPEIIGDDAAVLAITAQESLVVTTDMLVDGVHFSDITTSPEDTGWRASAANLSDLAAMGAFPLGITVGLGLPGDLAVSWVERLYQGMTECLQKYNVPILGGDIVRSPITTLAITAFGQANPNFIIRRSTAQVGDAIIVTGIHGASRAGLELLLNPQICQNLESEEKAALIKAHQRPNPRLDVIPILQEIFTSPCPISISGMDSSDGLADAVLQICRASRVGAILEQSKIPLPSAFHKWLTPGQWLHPPQAWLNYALYGGEDFELVLCLPPPAALTLVQKLGAGASIIGTITPGLTVILHHENERIPDQALSLSQGFQHFS encoded by the coding sequence GTGAATAGTGATTTATCTTACCTACAAGTTCGAGATATTGGTGAACAAGGTATTTTAGAAAGATTACAACGCTTTTGTCCACCAGAAATTATTGGTGATGATGCGGCGGTTTTGGCTATAACAGCACAAGAATCTTTGGTTGTTACCACAGATATGCTAGTTGATGGCGTGCATTTTAGTGATATTACCACCTCACCAGAAGATACTGGTTGGCGTGCATCTGCCGCAAATTTATCAGATTTAGCTGCTATGGGTGCTTTTCCCTTGGGTATCACCGTCGGGTTAGGGTTACCTGGAGATTTAGCTGTGAGTTGGGTGGAAAGACTATATCAGGGAATGACAGAATGCTTGCAAAAGTACAATGTGCCTATCCTTGGTGGTGATATTGTACGATCGCCCATCACCACTTTAGCAATTACCGCCTTTGGTCAAGCCAACCCCAATTTCATTATCCGTCGTTCAACGGCACAGGTGGGAGATGCAATCATCGTCACAGGTATACACGGAGCCTCCCGTGCAGGCTTAGAATTACTCCTCAATCCCCAAATATGTCAAAACCTCGAAAGTGAAGAAAAAGCAGCTTTAATCAAAGCACACCAGCGCCCCAACCCCCGTTTGGATGTCATACCCATCCTTCAAGAAATTTTCACATCCCCCTGCCCTATTTCCATCTCTGGTATGGACAGTAGCGATGGTTTAGCAGACGCTGTATTACAAATCTGCCGTGCTAGTAGAGTAGGTGCGATTTTAGAACAGAGTAAAATTCCTCTACCATCAGCTTTTCATAAGTGGCTAACACCAGGGCAATGGCTTCACCCGCCGCAGGCATGGCTAAATTATGCCCTATACGGTGGCGAAGATTTTGAATTAGTCCTGTGTTTACCACCACCAGCCGCATTAACATTAGTCCAAAAATTAGGTGCAGGTGCATCCATAATAGGCACAATTACACCAGGATTAACAGTCATATTACACCATGAAAACGAAAGAATCCCCGACCAAGCCCTAAGTCTCAGTCAGGGATTTCAACACTTTAGTTAG
- a CDS encoding GerMN domain-containing protein, whose translation MNDQQRTNRNVSSGVIAAVSAAVVAVSGGVAWLTSQTPNTSTPGNPSQSIKQPQKPLTTKPGNEQSANIYWLRPTEKSLELVPQPVKIAAAQPNQALEAAFKTLLAGPTEGSDSTTIPKGTQLLGLKVENNDVHVNLSEDFTSGGGSTSMLGRIGQVVYTATTLNPNAKVYIEVNGKQLDVLGGEGVELQQPLTRETFNKNYPL comes from the coding sequence ATGAATGACCAACAAAGAACTAACCGTAATGTTTCTTCAGGTGTAATAGCAGCCGTCTCAGCTGCGGTTGTAGCGGTAAGTGGTGGGGTAGCTTGGTTGACTTCCCAAACTCCTAATACCTCTACACCAGGAAACCCTTCTCAAAGCATTAAACAGCCTCAAAAGCCATTAACTACCAAGCCAGGTAATGAACAAAGCGCCAATATATATTGGCTGAGACCAACAGAAAAAAGCCTGGAGTTAGTTCCTCAGCCTGTTAAAATTGCTGCTGCACAACCTAACCAAGCTTTAGAAGCTGCTTTCAAAACTTTGTTAGCAGGGCCAACTGAAGGTTCAGATTCCACAACTATTCCCAAAGGAACTCAACTACTGGGACTAAAGGTGGAAAATAACGATGTTCACGTCAATTTATCAGAAGATTTTACTAGTGGTGGTGGTAGCACTTCAATGCTTGGTCGTATAGGTCAGGTTGTTTACACGGCTACAACACTCAATCCTAACGCCAAGGTTTACATTGAGGTTAATGGTAAGCAGTTAGATGTTTTAGGTGGTGAAGGAGTGGAATTACAACAACCACTCACTCGTGAAACCTTTAACAAAAATTATCCTCTTTAG
- the sufD gene encoding Fe-S cluster assembly protein SufD, producing MTIQVSPSSISDSLLNRDAFLNGLLNQVTTSATTGWLQQLRDSAVKWVRHSVIPNTRNEEWRFTDLSLLKEVEFNSVDIKTLEKFQETALDVEIFSEVSHCLVFVNGIFAPNLSAITNLPPGLKIGNLDILPDAVAQEYLAQSEGTRDVFTTLNTAGLNDVAVVWVGKNVVVQNPIYLLFISVAGESAIISQPRCLVVAESNSQVSLIEEYTNRRGAEKAEDEVYFANSVTEIWVNENAQVSHTRVVMQGEAAFHIGKTAVTQAQYSRYSCNAVTVGGKISRHNLEILQTGEQTETTLNGLTVIAEKQLADTHSVLFLNHPHGVSKHLHKCIIGDRAHGVFNGKIFVPKHAQLTDAYQLNRNLLLSSKARVDTKPQLEITADNVKCSHGATVSQLEDDEIFYLQSRGIDRNNARKLLVNAFASEIINFIPVSPLREKLLKTVVSLTHK from the coding sequence ATGACTATTCAAGTTTCTCCCAGTTCTATTTCTGATTCTTTGTTAAATAGAGATGCTTTTTTAAATGGGTTATTAAATCAGGTAACTACATCTGCAACAACTGGTTGGTTACAACAACTGCGTGACAGTGCTGTTAAATGGGTACGTCATTCTGTTATTCCCAACACCCGCAATGAAGAATGGCGTTTTACTGATTTATCTCTTTTAAAAGAGGTTGAATTTAATAGTGTAGATATTAAGACTTTAGAGAAGTTTCAGGAAACAGCTTTAGATGTTGAGATTTTCTCTGAAGTTTCTCATTGCTTAGTATTTGTAAATGGTATTTTTGCCCCTAATTTATCTGCAATTACTAATTTGCCTCCTGGGCTAAAAATTGGTAATTTGGATATTTTACCTGATGCAGTTGCACAGGAATATTTAGCTCAGTCTGAGGGTACAAGGGACGTTTTTACTACTCTGAATACTGCTGGTTTAAATGATGTTGCAGTGGTATGGGTTGGTAAAAATGTGGTGGTTCAAAATCCCATTTATCTGTTATTTATTTCTGTTGCTGGTGAGTCTGCCATTATTTCTCAGCCTCGTTGTTTAGTGGTAGCTGAAAGTAACTCTCAGGTGAGTTTAATTGAAGAATATACGAACCGCAGAGGCGCAGAGAAGGCAGAGGATGAGGTTTACTTTGCTAATAGTGTTACGGAAATCTGGGTAAATGAAAATGCTCAGGTGAGCCATACTAGAGTTGTGATGCAAGGTGAAGCGGCTTTCCATATTGGTAAAACTGCTGTGACTCAGGCACAATATAGTCGTTATAGTTGTAATGCTGTGACTGTCGGTGGAAAAATATCACGTCACAATTTGGAGATTTTGCAAACTGGTGAGCAAACAGAAACAACGCTGAATGGTTTAACAGTTATTGCTGAGAAACAGTTAGCTGATACTCACAGTGTGCTATTTTTAAATCATCCTCATGGTGTGAGTAAACATTTACATAAGTGCATTATAGGTGATCGCGCTCATGGTGTATTTAATGGCAAGATTTTCGTCCCCAAACACGCACAGTTAACTGATGCATACCAGCTAAACCGCAATTTATTGTTATCATCCAAAGCGCGAGTTGATACCAAACCCCAACTGGAAATCACTGCTGATAATGTTAAATGCTCTCATGGTGCTACTGTCAGTCAGTTGGAGGATGATGAAATTTTCTATCTGCAAAGTCGTGGTATTGATCGAAATAATGCACGTAAGTTATTAGTTAATGCTTTCGCTTCGGAAATTATTAACTTTATACCTGTTAGTCCTTTGCGAGAGAAGCTATTGAAGACAGTAGTAAGTCTCACACATAAGTAA
- a CDS encoding winged helix-turn-helix domain-containing protein → MLSQLISKLESPQGFSSYRQIVEWLEQEWHVQVKYKTVYSLVSYKLGAKLKVPRPISSSQDEQAINLFKKTSPLPW, encoded by the coding sequence ATGCTATCACAACTAATATCAAAGTTAGAATCCCCCCAAGGGTTTAGTAGTTATAGGCAAATTGTGGAATGGCTAGAGCAAGAATGGCACGTCCAAGTCAAATACAAGACAGTTTACAGTTTAGTGTCCTACAAACTAGGGGCAAAATTGAAAGTACCTCGACCCATCAGCTCATCACAAGATGAGCAAGCTATAAACCTTTTTAAGAAAACATCCCCCTTGCCTTGGTAG
- a CDS encoding transposase, with product MITARGVKPVVRVQWPRKAFWLYGVVEPTSGWHFCQEYPHLNSENFQKFLDVLSQELGSDMALMQMDQASAHQALALSCPENIIPIFQPSHSPQLNPMERLWQFIKRQFKGESLSHLDQLRQRVQNELAQLSSEVISSLTSYDFILEALFHQALFCAAS from the coding sequence GTGATTACGGCTCGTGGTGTTAAACCTGTAGTGAGGGTGCAGTGGCCACGAAAAGCATTTTGGCTTTATGGAGTTGTTGAACCCACCTCTGGATGGCATTTTTGTCAGGAATATCCTCATCTAAACAGTGAGAATTTTCAGAAATTCTTGGATGTCCTATCTCAAGAATTAGGTTCTGATATGGCATTGATGCAGATGGATCAAGCTTCTGCACACCAAGCTTTGGCACTGTCTTGCCCTGAAAATATTATTCCCATTTTTCAACCATCTCACTCTCCTCAACTTAACCCCATGGAGCGATTATGGCAGTTTATTAAACGTCAGTTCAAAGGTGAAAGTCTCTCACATCTCGACCAATTGCGTCAACGAGTTCAAAATGAATTAGCTCAATTATCTTCTGAGGTCATCTCCTCTTTGACCAGTTATGATTTCATCCTTGAAGCTCTGTTTCACCAAGCTTTATTCTGTGCAGCCTCATAG
- a CDS encoding peptidylprolyl isomerase: MFNLLKSWLKHSLRAILLVTILLGISTVGWTFSSYAALPSGNAITDGKALLRYALPIDNQPVRKLQASLEDISNQLRANKRWGAVSRDLSQASRILDKPSQILASVPEERQPQASAWITELKSGIAELQEVVKNKQKDPIVEGRAKLLSLITLLEESMVKKFPFEVPAEYSNLPQLKGRATIAFKTNKGDLTVVVDGYSAPVTAGNFVDLVQQGFYNGLEFTRSEESYVLQTGDPEGKELGFIDPKTGKYRAIPLEILVEGEKEPTYGITLEDAGRYLDMPVLPFSSFGALAMARPESDANGASSQVFFFLFEPELTPAGRNLLDGRYTVFGYLTEGKEILDKLKAGDKIESANVVQGIENLVQPQPA; this comes from the coding sequence ATGTTTAACTTATTAAAGTCCTGGCTGAAACACAGCCTAAGGGCAATACTCCTGGTAACAATACTTTTAGGCATAAGTACAGTCGGGTGGACTTTTTCCAGTTACGCCGCCCTGCCATCTGGGAATGCAATTACCGACGGCAAAGCTTTGTTAAGGTATGCACTCCCCATAGATAATCAACCAGTCAGAAAACTGCAAGCTAGTTTAGAAGACATTTCTAACCAACTACGTGCCAATAAGCGTTGGGGTGCAGTTTCCAGAGACCTCAGCCAAGCATCACGGATTCTCGATAAACCCTCCCAAATCTTAGCAAGCGTTCCCGAAGAACGCCAGCCCCAAGCTTCAGCTTGGATTACTGAGTTAAAATCTGGCATAGCAGAACTGCAAGAAGTAGTCAAAAACAAACAAAAAGACCCTATTGTTGAAGGCAGAGCCAAATTACTCAGCCTCATTACCTTGCTAGAAGAATCAATGGTGAAGAAATTCCCCTTTGAAGTCCCTGCTGAATACAGCAATTTACCACAACTTAAAGGTCGTGCCACCATCGCCTTCAAAACCAACAAAGGCGATCTTACCGTAGTCGTAGATGGTTATAGCGCCCCTGTCACTGCTGGTAATTTTGTCGATTTAGTACAACAGGGTTTTTACAACGGTTTAGAATTTACCCGTTCTGAAGAATCTTACGTATTACAAACTGGAGATCCAGAGGGCAAAGAACTCGGTTTTATCGATCCCAAAACAGGTAAATATCGGGCTATTCCCTTAGAGATTTTAGTAGAAGGTGAAAAAGAACCCACCTATGGCATTACTCTCGAAGATGCTGGACGTTATCTTGATATGCCAGTATTGCCTTTTTCCTCCTTTGGTGCATTAGCAATGGCACGTCCTGAAAGTGATGCCAACGGTGCTTCTTCTCAAGTTTTCTTTTTCCTCTTTGAACCAGAACTGACTCCCGCAGGACGTAATCTTTTAGATGGTCGCTATACTGTGTTTGGCTATCTGACAGAAGGTAAAGAGATTTTAGATAAACTCAAAGCTGGTGACAAAATTGAATCAGCTAACGTTGTTCAAGGCATTGAAAATTTAGTTCAGCCTCAACCAGCATAA
- a CDS encoding cysteine desulfurase, with protein MTFTSTKTLGDKVRKDFPILHQEVHGKPLVYLDNAATSQKPLAVLNAWRDYYEQYNSNVHRGAHFLSAKATDAYEAARDKVANFINAKSRQDIVYTRNASEAINLVAYSWGMKNLQPGDEIILSVMEHHSNIVPWQFVAQKTGAVLKFVELTPEETFDLEQFKKLISEKTKLVSVVHISNTLGCINPVKEIAEIAHRYDAKFLMDACQSVPHMPIDVQEINCDWLVASGHKMCAPTGIGFLYGKLELLEAMPPFFGGGEMIAEVYLDHSTYADLPHKFEAGTPAIGEAIALGAAIDYLTHIGIGMDKIHAYEAELTAYLFEQLEQIPQIRIYGPKPNAQGEGRSALAAFTAEGVHANDLATLLDQEGVAIRSGHHCTQPLHRYLGLAGTARASLSFYNTSQEIDVFIKALKETLDFFASVFGE; from the coding sequence ATGACATTCACTTCTACCAAAACACTAGGTGATAAGGTTCGCAAAGACTTCCCCATTTTACATCAGGAAGTTCACGGTAAGCCTTTGGTTTATCTTGATAATGCAGCTACTTCCCAAAAGCCTTTAGCTGTATTAAATGCTTGGCGCGATTATTACGAACAATATAATTCTAATGTCCACCGTGGCGCACATTTTTTGAGTGCAAAAGCCACTGATGCTTATGAAGCAGCACGGGATAAAGTTGCTAATTTTATTAATGCGAAATCACGTCAAGACATTGTTTATACGCGGAACGCTAGTGAGGCTATTAACCTAGTAGCTTACAGTTGGGGAATGAAAAATTTACAACCGGGAGATGAAATTATTCTCTCAGTGATGGAACACCATAGTAATATTGTTCCTTGGCAATTTGTTGCCCAAAAAACAGGCGCAGTCTTAAAATTTGTTGAATTGACACCAGAAGAAACTTTCGATTTGGAACAGTTTAAAAAACTGATTTCTGAAAAAACAAAACTGGTGTCAGTGGTTCATATTTCTAACACTTTGGGTTGTATCAATCCAGTTAAAGAGATAGCTGAAATTGCTCACAGATACGATGCGAAATTCTTAATGGATGCTTGCCAAAGTGTCCCTCATATGCCTATTGATGTCCAAGAAATTAACTGTGATTGGTTGGTAGCTTCTGGCCATAAAATGTGCGCTCCAACTGGTATCGGCTTTTTGTATGGTAAGTTGGAATTATTAGAAGCAATGCCACCATTTTTCGGTGGTGGTGAAATGATTGCTGAGGTATATTTAGACCATTCTACCTATGCAGATTTACCCCATAAATTCGAAGCTGGTACACCTGCTATTGGGGAAGCAATCGCACTGGGTGCAGCCATAGATTATCTTACTCATATAGGAATAGGTATGGATAAAATCCATGCTTATGAAGCCGAATTAACAGCTTATTTGTTCGAGCAATTAGAACAAATACCCCAAATTAGAATCTATGGACCAAAACCTAATGCTCAAGGGGAAGGTAGATCCGCATTAGCAGCATTTACAGCAGAAGGTGTCCATGCCAATGATTTAGCAACATTGTTAGATCAAGAAGGTGTAGCCATACGTTCTGGACATCATTGTACACAACCATTACACCGTTATTTAGGTTTAGCGGGAACAGCACGAGCGAGTTTATCTTTTTACAATACTAGTCAGGAAATTGATGTTTTCATCAAGGCTTTGAAGGAGACGCTGGACTTTTTTGCTAGTGTATTCGGTGAGTAA
- the sufB gene encoding Fe-S cluster assembly protein SufB, which translates to MSASVKTLVNQPYKYGFVTDIEADTIPRGLNEDVIRLISAKKNEPEFMLEYRLRAYHQWLKMIEPSWPHVTYPPINYQDIIYYSAPKQKKAKLNSLDEVDPTLLETFEKLGIPLNEQKRLSNVAVDAIFDSVSVATTFKENLAKDGVIFCSISEALQEHPELIKKYLGSVVPIADNYFAALNAAVFSDGSFVYIPKGVKCPMELSTYFRINSGDTGQFERTLIIAEEGSYVSYLEGCTAPMYDSNQLHAAVVELVALDNAEIKYSTVQNWYAGDANGKGGIYNFVTKRGLCQGVNSKISWTQVETGSAITWKYPSCVLVGDNSVGEFYSVALTNNMQQADTGTKMIHIGKNTRSTIISKGISAGKSSNSYRGLVKINPTAKGARNYSQCDSMLIGDNAQANTFPYIQVQNNNGKVEHEASTSKIGEDQLFFFAQRGISSEDAISMMISGFCKDVFNQLPMEFAVEANKLLSLKLEGSVG; encoded by the coding sequence ATGAGCGCATCTGTCAAAACCTTAGTCAACCAACCTTACAAGTACGGCTTTGTCACTGATATTGAAGCCGACACTATCCCACGGGGACTAAATGAAGACGTTATTCGCCTGATTTCCGCAAAAAAGAACGAACCGGAATTCATGTTGGAGTATCGTCTCCGAGCCTACCACCAATGGCTGAAAATGATAGAACCAAGTTGGCCTCATGTCACTTATCCGCCAATTAATTATCAGGATATTATTTATTATTCTGCGCCGAAACAAAAAAAAGCCAAACTCAACAGCTTAGATGAAGTTGATCCCACTTTATTGGAAACCTTCGAGAAATTAGGTATTCCTTTAAATGAACAAAAGCGATTAAGCAATGTAGCTGTTGATGCGATTTTTGATAGTGTTTCTGTTGCCACTACATTTAAAGAGAATCTTGCCAAAGATGGCGTAATTTTCTGTTCTATTTCTGAAGCACTTCAAGAACATCCAGAACTGATTAAAAAATATTTGGGTAGCGTTGTTCCTATTGCTGATAATTATTTTGCGGCTTTAAACGCTGCTGTGTTCAGCGATGGTTCTTTCGTCTACATTCCTAAAGGCGTAAAATGTCCAATGGAATTATCTACATATTTTCGTATTAACTCCGGTGATACAGGACAATTTGAAAGGACTTTAATTATCGCCGAAGAAGGTAGTTATGTTTCTTATTTAGAAGGTTGTACAGCCCCAATGTACGACAGCAACCAATTACACGCTGCGGTTGTAGAATTGGTTGCTTTGGATAATGCCGAAATTAAATATTCTACCGTGCAGAACTGGTACGCCGGTGATGCTAATGGTAAAGGTGGAATTTACAACTTTGTGACTAAGCGTGGTTTGTGTCAAGGTGTAAATTCTAAAATTTCTTGGACACAAGTAGAAACAGGTTCAGCTATTACTTGGAAGTATCCTAGTTGTGTTTTAGTTGGTGATAATTCTGTGGGTGAATTTTATTCTGTGGCGCTGACAAATAATATGCAGCAAGCTGACACAGGCACAAAAATGATTCACATCGGTAAAAACACTCGCAGTACAATTATTTCTAAAGGGATTTCTGCTGGTAAATCTAGTAATAGTTACCGGGGGTTAGTGAAAATTAATCCCACTGCAAAAGGCGCAAGAAATTATTCTCAATGTGACTCGATGTTAATTGGTGATAATGCTCAAGCTAATACTTTTCCTTATATTCAAGTTCAGAATAATAATGGAAAGGTTGAGCATGAAGCTTCTACTTCCAAAATAGGGGAAGATCAATTATTTTTCTTTGCTCAACGGGGTATTTCTTCGGAAGATGCTATTTCTATGATGATTAGCGGTTTCTGTAAGGATGTTTTTAATCAGCTTCCTATGGAGTTTGCTGTTGAGGCTAATAAGTTGTTGAGTCTGAAGTTGGAAGGTAGTGTGGGTTAG
- the efp gene encoding elongation factor P, translated as MISSNDFRPGVSIVLDGSVWRVVEFLHVKPGKGSAFVRTKLKNVQNGSVVERTFRAGETVPQATLEKITMQHTYKEGEEFVFMDMETYEEGRLSAAQIGDRVKYLKEGMEANVIRWGEQVLEVELPNSVVLEVVQTDPGIKGDTATGGTKPAIVETGATIMVPLFITQGERIKIDTREDKYLGRE; from the coding sequence ATGATCTCCAGTAATGATTTTCGACCCGGTGTTTCTATTGTCCTAGACGGGTCTGTATGGCGAGTCGTTGAATTTCTCCACGTTAAGCCTGGGAAGGGTTCTGCTTTTGTCAGAACTAAGCTGAAAAATGTCCAGAACGGGAGTGTGGTAGAAAGAACGTTCAGGGCTGGAGAAACAGTACCCCAAGCTACGTTGGAAAAGATCACGATGCAGCATACCTATAAAGAAGGTGAAGAATTTGTCTTTATGGATATGGAAACTTATGAAGAAGGTAGATTGAGTGCTGCACAAATTGGGGATCGCGTAAAGTACCTTAAGGAAGGTATGGAAGCCAACGTTATTCGTTGGGGTGAACAAGTTCTAGAAGTGGAACTACCTAATTCTGTAGTTCTGGAAGTTGTGCAAACTGATCCTGGTATTAAAGGTGATACTGCCACAGGTGGCACTAAACCCGCAATTGTGGAAACTGGTGCAACAATAATGGTTCCCTTGTTTATTACCCAAGGAGAACGTATAAAGATAGATACCAGGGAAGATAAATACTTGGGCAGGGAATAA
- the accB gene encoding acetyl-CoA carboxylase biotin carboxyl carrier protein — translation MPLDFNEIRQLLATIAQTDIAEVTLKSDDFELTVRKGVTPVLSVGQATLGGVVGSGLTSVTTGNQIASTQLPEAAASRDNSVGGGQSPLSVNTPSARFVEVQSPMVGTFYRAPAPGEPPFVEVGDRVRSGQSVCIIEAMKLMNEIEAEVSGQVMEILVQNGEPIEYGQPLMRINPD, via the coding sequence GTGCCATTAGACTTTAATGAAATCCGCCAACTACTGGCAACTATTGCACAAACGGATATTGCCGAAGTAACCCTCAAAAGCGACGATTTTGAGTTAACAGTACGTAAAGGTGTCACTCCTGTATTGTCAGTGGGTCAAGCAACACTAGGCGGTGTGGTTGGTTCGGGATTGACATCGGTGACAACAGGAAACCAAATAGCATCCACACAGCTACCAGAAGCGGCCGCCAGCCGTGATAATTCTGTAGGTGGGGGGCAATCACCTTTGTCAGTGAATACGCCTTCAGCCAGATTTGTAGAGGTGCAATCTCCCATGGTAGGAACTTTTTACCGCGCACCTGCACCTGGTGAACCGCCATTTGTGGAAGTAGGTGATCGCGTCCGCAGTGGTCAATCAGTCTGTATCATTGAAGCAATGAAGCTGATGAATGAAATTGAAGCAGAAGTTTCTGGACAGGTAATGGAAATTTTGGTGCAAAATGGCGAACCTATCGAATATGGTCAACCTTTGATGCGAATTAACCCTGATTAA
- a CDS encoding type I glyceraldehyde-3-phosphate dehydrogenase: MIRVAINGFGRIGRNFARCWVGRENSQIELVAINDTSDPRTNAHLLRYDSMLGRLQNADITADDNSITVNGKTIKCVSDRNPDNLPWKEWNIDLIIESTGVFTSKEGAMRHVNAGAKKVLITAPGKNEDGTFVMGVNHHDYDHNLHNIISNASCTTNCLAPIAKVLNEKFGIIKGTMTTTHSYTGDQRLLDASHRDLRRARAAAINIVPTSTGAAKAVALVLPALKGKLNGVALRVPTPNVSMVDFVVQVEKRTITEEVNQALKDASEGSLKGILGYSELQLVSSDYQGTNESSIVDANLTMVMGNDMVKVMAWYDNEWGYSQRVLDLAELVAQKWV, encoded by the coding sequence GTGATTAGAGTTGCAATCAACGGTTTCGGGCGAATTGGACGGAACTTCGCACGCTGCTGGGTGGGTAGAGAAAATAGCCAAATTGAGCTTGTGGCTATCAATGATACCTCTGACCCTAGAACCAATGCTCACCTCCTCAGATATGACTCTATGCTGGGGAGGTTACAAAATGCCGATATTACTGCTGATGATAATTCCATCACTGTTAACGGTAAGACGATTAAATGCGTATCTGATCGCAACCCAGATAACTTGCCCTGGAAAGAGTGGAACATTGACCTGATTATTGAATCAACTGGTGTTTTTACCAGCAAAGAAGGGGCAATGAGGCACGTAAATGCTGGTGCTAAGAAGGTTCTGATTACCGCCCCTGGTAAAAATGAAGATGGTACTTTTGTGATGGGTGTGAATCATCATGATTATGATCACAACTTACACAACATCATTAGTAATGCCAGCTGTACTACTAACTGTTTGGCTCCCATTGCCAAGGTGTTAAATGAGAAATTTGGCATCATCAAAGGCACAATGACCACTACCCACAGCTACACTGGAGACCAGCGTTTGCTAGACGCTTCTCACCGTGATTTACGTCGTGCAAGAGCAGCAGCTATTAACATTGTTCCTACTTCTACTGGTGCGGCAAAAGCAGTGGCATTGGTACTTCCAGCCTTGAAGGGTAAGCTGAATGGTGTAGCTTTGCGTGTACCTACCCCCAACGTTTCGATGGTGGATTTTGTGGTTCAGGTTGAGAAGCGCACTATTACTGAAGAAGTTAACCAAGCTCTCAAAGATGCTTCTGAAGGTTCTCTTAAAGGCATTTTAGGCTATAGTGAACTTCAACTTGTATCTTCTGATTATCAAGGTACAAATGAGTCTTCTATTGTTGATGCCAACTTGACTATGGTGATGGGCAATGACATGGTGAAAGTCATGGCATGGTATGACAATGAGTGGGGTTACAGCCAACGAGTTCTAGATTTGGCTGAATTAGTAGCCCAAAAATGGGTCTAA